A single genomic interval of Stieleria maiorica harbors:
- a CDS encoding 3-keto-disaccharide hydrolase: protein MLRRSFATLLTVFAFSVLSMSVSGADDGWTPLFDGKTLDGWSVKSGFATYKVEDGGVIAGKTAAGSPNTFLTSDKQFGDFELMFEVKVDDGLNSGVQIRSLLKNVDAENSHGGRLYGPQVEIESGPGQAGFIYGEATGRGWLSPEPQSKDNSVNQHDHFKNGQWNQYRVVAKGPNIKVWINGEMIADLTDEEIYKTHPKGMFGLQVHGIGKKTETYEVRWRNLKIKPL from the coding sequence ATGCTCCGCAGATCTTTCGCAACGTTGCTGACTGTTTTCGCTTTTTCGGTCCTGTCCATGAGTGTTTCCGGTGCCGATGACGGCTGGACTCCTCTATTCGACGGTAAAACGCTGGACGGCTGGTCCGTTAAAAGTGGATTCGCGACCTACAAGGTCGAAGACGGCGGCGTGATCGCCGGCAAAACCGCCGCCGGCAGCCCCAACACGTTTTTGACCAGCGACAAACAGTTCGGCGATTTCGAATTGATGTTCGAAGTCAAGGTCGACGACGGACTCAATTCCGGTGTTCAAATCCGATCGCTGCTGAAAAACGTCGATGCCGAAAACTCCCACGGCGGCCGTCTGTATGGTCCCCAAGTCGAAATCGAATCAGGACCGGGACAAGCCGGCTTCATTTACGGCGAAGCGACCGGCCGTGGATGGTTGTCGCCCGAACCCCAATCGAAAGACAACTCCGTCAACCAACACGACCACTTCAAAAACGGCCAGTGGAATCAATATCGCGTGGTCGCCAAAGGCCCGAACATCAAGGTCTGGATCAACGGTGAGATGATCGCCGATTTGACCGACGAAGAAATCTACAAGACGCACCCCAAAGGCATGTTCGGGTTACAGGTCCACGGCATCGGCAAGAAGACCGAAACCTATGAAGTCCGCTGGCGCAACTTGAAGATCAAGCCGCTGTAA
- a CDS encoding ABC transporter ATP-binding protein encodes MDTPLIEIDDVSVFREQTQILREVSVRIPRKRHTAVLGPNGSGKSSLLKLLTRDFYPSVEKRGHQGTVRILGESEWEVSKLRRQMGIVTPALDYEFSFGRTGRMTVSEAVASGFTATRLKEFGPSVDHTMADAIDRAIETVQMSDLRHRTLDTLSTGERRRVMIARAIVHQPKIFVLDEPTNGLDMTARAMFLEILESITMQDAMTMVLVTHHLDEIPPAMNHVVLLDCGRIAFDGPKSEGLTATRISSLFRAHVDVDARADGWYRAEMDRG; translated from the coding sequence TTGGATACACCACTGATCGAAATCGACGACGTGTCTGTCTTTCGAGAACAAACGCAGATTCTGCGGGAGGTCTCGGTTCGGATCCCTCGCAAACGTCACACCGCAGTTCTGGGACCGAACGGGTCGGGCAAGAGTTCGTTGCTGAAACTGTTGACGCGTGACTTTTACCCTTCGGTGGAAAAACGCGGGCACCAGGGCACGGTCCGGATCTTGGGGGAATCCGAGTGGGAGGTCAGCAAGCTTCGTCGCCAAATGGGAATCGTAACACCGGCGTTGGACTATGAATTCAGCTTCGGTCGAACCGGTCGCATGACCGTTTCCGAGGCAGTCGCCAGCGGATTCACGGCCACACGCCTGAAAGAATTCGGCCCCAGCGTGGATCACACCATGGCCGACGCCATCGACCGTGCCATCGAAACGGTCCAAATGTCCGATTTGAGACACCGGACGCTCGACACGCTGTCCACCGGCGAACGACGGCGCGTGATGATCGCGCGGGCGATCGTGCATCAGCCCAAGATCTTTGTGCTCGATGAGCCGACCAACGGACTGGACATGACCGCCCGGGCGATGTTTTTGGAGATCCTGGAATCGATCACGATGCAGGATGCCATGACGATGGTCTTGGTCACTCACCACCTGGACGAGATCCCGCCGGCGATGAATCACGTCGTCCTGCTGGACTGTGGCCGGATCGCATTCGACGGGCCGAAGTCAGAAGGGCTGACGGCGACAAGAATCTCGTCGCTGTTTCGCGCCCACGTCGACGTGGACGCACGAGCCGACGGCTGGTACCGCGCGGAAATGGATAGGGGATAG
- a CDS encoding sulfatase encodes MNSSRSQFAKSLPLTCIALISISVVTSVTAVCEDAAPKRPNVLMIAIDDLNDWVEPLGGHPQVKTPAMARLASRGVTFTNAHCQAPLCNPSRTAIMTARRPTTTGVYGLQPWIRNVDALSDLVTMPQHFSAHGYKSLIGGKIHHGANGRRHKPAQEADVWGPPSKVGARPKQKLIGPTPGGNNPLMDWGTFPHKDEDKGDWEVASWAVDQLAELSKTPEQPFFLAAGFFLPHVPCYVTQKWYDMYPEETLVMPPILEGDRDDTSESSWYIHWYLPEPRTSWLRENNQLKNLTRSYLASVSFVDSQVGRILDQLDASGLADNTIVVLWSDHGYHMGEKAISGKNSLWRHSTRVPLIISVPDGLTEFDVPAAAKCNQPAELLDLYATLSQLTGLPIPDGQQGLSLVPQLVDPDQPRERPAICTHNAGNHSVCDTRWRYVVYADGAEELYDTVADPFEHKNLLAQRNTTVQQSAQYRQVIDRLSGYLPKEEAPLAPNSAARILEKRADGFYWENKKIVPEDKLD; translated from the coding sequence GTGAATTCCTCTCGATCGCAATTCGCTAAGTCCTTGCCGCTGACCTGCATCGCTTTGATCAGCATAAGCGTTGTCACATCAGTCACTGCCGTCTGCGAAGACGCGGCCCCCAAGCGTCCCAACGTGTTGATGATCGCCATCGACGACTTGAACGATTGGGTCGAACCGCTCGGCGGACACCCCCAAGTCAAAACGCCCGCGATGGCTCGATTGGCTTCTCGCGGGGTCACGTTCACCAACGCTCATTGCCAGGCTCCGCTGTGCAATCCCAGCCGAACGGCGATCATGACCGCGCGTCGACCGACCACGACGGGTGTCTATGGGTTGCAGCCATGGATTCGCAACGTGGACGCGCTGTCCGATCTGGTCACGATGCCACAGCACTTTAGCGCCCATGGATACAAAAGCTTGATCGGTGGCAAGATCCATCACGGTGCCAATGGGCGTCGCCATAAACCGGCCCAGGAAGCCGACGTGTGGGGGCCGCCGTCGAAGGTCGGTGCCCGGCCCAAGCAAAAGTTGATCGGGCCGACCCCCGGTGGCAACAACCCGTTGATGGACTGGGGAACGTTTCCACACAAGGATGAAGACAAAGGTGATTGGGAGGTCGCCAGTTGGGCGGTCGATCAACTCGCCGAACTGTCCAAGACTCCCGAACAACCTTTCTTTCTGGCCGCCGGTTTCTTCTTGCCCCATGTGCCCTGTTACGTGACACAAAAGTGGTACGACATGTACCCTGAGGAAACGTTGGTCATGCCGCCGATCTTGGAAGGCGATCGCGATGACACCTCGGAATCGTCCTGGTACATCCACTGGTACCTGCCCGAACCGAGGACGAGCTGGTTGCGAGAGAACAACCAACTGAAGAACCTGACGCGGTCGTACCTGGCGTCGGTCAGTTTTGTCGACAGCCAGGTCGGACGCATCTTGGACCAGTTGGACGCATCGGGTTTGGCCGACAATACCATCGTCGTGCTATGGAGCGATCACGGTTATCACATGGGCGAGAAAGCGATCTCTGGCAAGAACAGCTTGTGGCGTCACAGCACCCGTGTTCCGCTGATCATCTCCGTGCCCGATGGATTGACGGAGTTTGATGTCCCGGCAGCTGCCAAGTGCAATCAGCCCGCCGAACTGCTGGACTTGTACGCGACGCTTTCTCAATTGACCGGATTGCCGATCCCCGACGGCCAACAGGGACTCAGTTTGGTGCCGCAGCTGGTCGATCCCGACCAACCGCGCGAGCGTCCCGCGATCTGCACGCACAACGCCGGTAATCATTCGGTTTGCGACACCCGCTGGCGCTACGTGGTTTACGCCGACGGTGCGGAGGAACTGTACGATACCGTCGCTGACCCGTTCGAACACAAGAACCTATTGGCCCAGAGGAACACCACCGTTCAGCAGTCCGCGCAGTATCGCCAGGTGATCGACCGCTTGAGCGGTTATCTGCCCAAGGAAGAAGCTCCGTTGGCCCCCAACAGCGCGGCACGCATCCTGGAGAAGCGCGCCGACGGGTTCTACTGGGAAAACAAGAAGATCGTCCCGGAAGACAAACTCGACTGA
- a CDS encoding ROK family protein yields MKYRIGIDVGGTTTTIAIGNDAREVVQVSEQFESRTAEGPQSTAQAILDQIETHLGALGGSTDQIVDVGLATPGPATLDGVLLNTPNLPPKLWDNFPFRATLEEKIRDWSPRASVHYIGDGQAAAYGEYSIRSGAFTWERVGPMASGPTQLSSLFMLIVGTGLGGGQVQDGRVVRGKEGRAGHAGHVLLPPYAFRYEHDQQLRVGNAMCTAESAISLTGLTHQLGYRLTLPEWSDHPLNAAEGSTRDKAKTLRGLAAKGDPLALELFDDQARALGITLLDLNYIGDFDLLIIGGGVCDLSADVKARYKRIAEEAYHEHALDGFRNLDCLEFSSCGDESPVIGALAFAYTMAL; encoded by the coding sequence GTGAAGTATCGTATCGGGATTGATGTCGGCGGAACGACGACGACGATCGCAATCGGAAACGACGCACGTGAAGTCGTCCAGGTTTCCGAGCAATTTGAATCGCGGACGGCTGAAGGTCCCCAAAGTACCGCCCAGGCGATCTTGGACCAAATCGAAACGCACTTGGGTGCCCTGGGCGGATCAACCGACCAAATCGTCGATGTGGGTTTGGCGACGCCGGGGCCGGCGACGCTTGACGGTGTGCTGCTGAACACGCCGAATCTGCCGCCGAAGCTGTGGGACAACTTCCCCTTTCGCGCCACACTGGAAGAAAAAATCCGCGACTGGTCTCCACGGGCCTCGGTCCATTATATCGGCGACGGCCAAGCGGCGGCGTACGGCGAGTATTCGATTCGCAGCGGTGCGTTCACGTGGGAACGCGTCGGACCGATGGCGTCCGGCCCCACGCAGCTTTCGTCGCTGTTCATGTTGATCGTCGGCACCGGACTCGGTGGCGGGCAAGTCCAAGACGGCCGCGTGGTGCGTGGAAAAGAGGGGCGTGCCGGACACGCCGGGCACGTGCTGCTTCCGCCATATGCCTTTCGATACGAACATGACCAACAACTACGCGTGGGCAACGCGATGTGCACCGCCGAGTCGGCGATCTCGTTGACCGGACTGACGCACCAATTGGGATATCGGTTGACGTTGCCAGAATGGAGCGACCATCCATTGAACGCGGCGGAAGGTTCCACACGCGACAAAGCCAAGACGCTGCGCGGGCTGGCGGCCAAAGGAGATCCGTTGGCGCTCGAGTTGTTTGATGACCAGGCCCGCGCCCTGGGGATCACGCTGTTGGACCTCAACTACATCGGCGACTTCGACCTGCTGATCATCGGCGGCGGCGTGTGCGACCTGTCCGCCGATGTGAAAGCACGTTACAAGCGGATCGCTGAAGAGGCGTATCACGAACACGCACTCGACGGATTCCGGAATCTCGATTGCCTGGAGTTTTCAAGCTGCGGCGACGAGTCACCCGTGATCGGTGCGCTCGCGTTCGCCTACACGATGGCGCTGTGA
- a CDS encoding FG-GAP repeat domain-containing protein, with product MWKPSLAILCLITSPAFADPVPEFAWKAVEIDQIQIGYGIQLADVDGDGKTDIVLADKNTIQWYQNPSWTKHVIARDLTQRDNVCVTARDIDGDGKCEIAVGGQWNYRESVKDGAVFYLDPPADRTQPWRAIKLHNEPSTHRMHWVRVGQDDYQLVVKPLRGKGSVDGDGPGLKVLAYSKPDDPDQTWDYEVICDFLHLSHNFHPVNWDEDVEEELIIAAKEGVWHFDRQRDGWKSTQLTQPFAGEIRDGRLPGGKRFIATVEPKHGQRSAAYRQPDQKGELWTPLPVLSDDLKDGHAVAVADFLGVGSDQIIVGWRAMNEPGVPGITMFTPMDDAGTEWRETRISRERVAVEDLKAGDLNGDGKVDLVAAARQTKNLVIFFNDTE from the coding sequence ATGTGGAAACCTTCACTCGCGATCCTATGCTTGATCACGTCGCCCGCGTTTGCCGATCCGGTTCCGGAGTTCGCTTGGAAAGCGGTGGAAATCGACCAGATCCAGATCGGCTATGGCATTCAATTGGCTGACGTCGACGGTGACGGAAAAACCGACATCGTGCTGGCCGACAAGAACACGATCCAGTGGTACCAGAACCCGAGTTGGACGAAACATGTGATCGCCCGCGACCTGACACAGCGTGACAACGTCTGCGTGACGGCGCGTGACATCGACGGCGACGGCAAGTGCGAAATCGCGGTCGGCGGCCAATGGAATTATCGCGAAAGCGTCAAAGATGGGGCGGTTTTCTACCTGGATCCGCCGGCGGACCGCACCCAACCATGGCGGGCGATCAAGTTGCACAACGAACCGAGCACGCACCGTATGCATTGGGTCCGTGTGGGCCAGGACGACTATCAATTGGTGGTCAAACCCCTGCGTGGCAAAGGCAGTGTGGACGGCGACGGTCCGGGGTTGAAGGTGCTGGCGTATTCGAAACCCGACGATCCCGACCAGACCTGGGATTACGAGGTCATCTGTGATTTCCTGCACCTTTCACACAATTTTCACCCGGTCAATTGGGACGAGGATGTGGAAGAGGAATTGATCATCGCAGCCAAAGAAGGCGTATGGCATTTCGACCGGCAGCGAGACGGCTGGAAATCCACCCAATTGACCCAGCCCTTTGCCGGTGAGATTCGCGACGGTCGGCTGCCCGGCGGTAAACGCTTCATCGCCACGGTCGAACCCAAACACGGCCAACGCAGCGCCGCGTATCGTCAACCGGACCAAAAAGGCGAACTCTGGACGCCGCTCCCCGTGCTCAGCGACGACCTGAAGGACGGACACGCGGTCGCCGTCGCCGACTTTCTGGGTGTCGGTTCCGATCAGATCATCGTCGGCTGGCGCGCGATGAACGAACCGGGAGTTCCAGGGATCACGATGTTTACACCGATGGACGACGCAGGAACCGAGTGGCGGGAAACGCGGATCTCCCGGGAACGTGTCGCCGTGGAGGATTTAAAAGCCGGTGATTTGAACGGCGACGGCAAAGTCGATCTGGTCGCCGCCGCTCGCCAGACCAAGAACCTGGTGATCTTTTTTAACGATACGGAATGA
- a CDS encoding sulfatase, whose amino-acid sequence MPRLRFAFPLIVAAAWLVCGPTFSAICRAAERPNVLFLICDDLNCDIGCYGHDQVKTPHIDALAGRGVRFANAHCQYPLCGPSRASFMTGWYPDQTLIQRNAIHLRERAPNVTTLSQHFRDAGYFASRIGKIYHYNVPLHIGTGGHDDPYSWNQTFNPRGRDVIDQDQVITLRPGQYGGTLSWLAAEGTDAEQTDGIAAAETVRQLKQFSQSGENFFLAVGLYRPHTPYVAPKKYFDLYPIDRIKVPSVPKGYLDTIPEPAAKSLTRKKEQVDLDPDLARQAIQAYYASISFADAQVGIILDALRQTGLDDNTIVLFTSDHGYHMGEHGHYQKTTLFENATHVPLVIAGPGVSDGGVAATMAEMVDFYPTLSQLAGLPIPKSVSGISLVPALKDPAASVRDSAFTQFDRGYSIRTPEFRYTSWGTDGSDGVELYDVSKDPGEMHNLADDPAYASQRRRLATRLSERVEAAEAIPAGSRRVRVQFNRQLQSTK is encoded by the coding sequence ATGCCTCGACTACGATTCGCTTTCCCCTTGATTGTCGCGGCCGCTTGGCTGGTTTGCGGTCCGACGTTTTCCGCGATCTGCCGTGCGGCCGAGCGTCCCAATGTCCTGTTCCTGATCTGCGACGACTTGAATTGTGACATCGGATGTTACGGACACGATCAGGTCAAAACACCCCACATCGACGCGTTGGCCGGCCGCGGTGTTCGCTTTGCAAACGCACATTGCCAATACCCGCTGTGCGGCCCCAGTCGAGCCTCGTTCATGACGGGCTGGTACCCGGATCAAACGCTGATCCAACGTAATGCCATCCATCTTCGCGAGCGGGCTCCGAACGTGACCACGTTGTCACAACACTTTCGCGACGCCGGCTACTTCGCTTCCCGAATCGGCAAGATCTATCATTACAACGTGCCGCTGCACATCGGAACCGGCGGCCACGACGATCCCTATTCGTGGAACCAGACGTTCAACCCACGCGGTCGCGACGTGATCGATCAAGACCAGGTGATTACGCTGCGCCCCGGACAATACGGCGGAACACTCAGCTGGTTGGCGGCCGAGGGAACCGACGCCGAGCAAACCGACGGCATTGCCGCCGCTGAAACCGTCAGGCAATTGAAGCAGTTTTCCCAGTCCGGCGAAAACTTCTTCTTGGCCGTCGGGCTCTATCGCCCTCACACGCCCTACGTCGCACCAAAGAAGTATTTTGACCTGTATCCGATCGATCGGATCAAGGTGCCGAGCGTGCCGAAGGGGTACCTGGACACGATTCCCGAACCCGCGGCAAAGTCGCTGACACGAAAGAAAGAACAGGTCGACTTGGATCCCGATCTGGCCAGACAAGCCATCCAGGCCTACTACGCATCGATCTCGTTTGCCGACGCGCAAGTTGGCATCATCCTGGACGCACTTCGCCAAACCGGGCTGGACGACAACACCATCGTGCTGTTCACATCCGACCACGGTTATCACATGGGCGAGCACGGTCACTATCAGAAAACGACGCTGTTCGAAAACGCAACACACGTGCCGCTGGTGATCGCCGGTCCGGGCGTCTCGGACGGCGGTGTCGCCGCGACGATGGCGGAAATGGTCGACTTTTACCCGACGCTGTCGCAGCTGGCCGGGTTGCCGATTCCGAAGTCGGTTTCCGGAATCAGCCTGGTGCCCGCATTGAAAGATCCTGCTGCAAGCGTGCGTGATTCCGCATTCACCCAGTTCGATCGAGGATACAGCATCCGGACGCCGGAGTTTCGCTACACCAGTTGGGGAACCGACGGCAGCGACGGCGTGGAGTTGTACGACGTGTCCAAGGACCCCGGGGAAATGCACAACCTGGCCGACGATCCGGCCTATGCATCGCAGCGTCGGCGGCTGGCCACCCGGTTGAGCGAACGGGTCGAAGCAGCAGAAGCAATCCCCGCGGGCAGCCGACGTGTTCGCGTGCAGTTTAATCGTCAGCTGCAGTCAACGAAGTGA
- a CDS encoding cation:proton antiporter has protein sequence MELWTILRDIVVLLGASLLVGGVFSRFGQSPIVGYLFAGMILGGPGSVHAVGSEHEIEAIAELGVALLLFSLGLEFSVQRLKKLGAKPLLGGASQVVFTIALAFAGASLFGLGVKESVAFGAMVALSSTAVVLRILAERGEVEMPHGRNSLGVLLTQDIAVVPLALLMTILGGEGSAGEMLWNVGRLLLMAGGLILGLLLLTKIAVLTLGTLTLHRNRELTVIFAVVTGLGAAWASHAVGISPAMGAFLAGMLLGSSAFATQIRADISPLQVVLLTLFFGAAGMVADPIWIVKHGHIVGMVVAALIVGKLLVIWVIFAMLGQTTRVSVATGLCLAQVGEFAFVLGSIGRTSGVVSEDTYALVVSAAIVSFFLSAFLVPAAPRLGNWVASLSGTQTEATDDSDPLSPPPDVAIIGFGPAGQIAARPLIDKGLRVTIIELNQVGVRKAKQLGFHAEIGDATQSDVLEHARLNECKAIVITVPHHQSAMTILKHVRRNAPYVHTIVRSRYELHTDDFVSAGAHVVTGDEQQVGESLAGHLDEWLTTRESSYDPASSGTRSA, from the coding sequence ATGGAACTTTGGACAATTCTTCGCGACATTGTGGTGCTGTTGGGGGCATCCTTGTTGGTCGGCGGCGTTTTCTCGCGTTTCGGCCAAAGTCCGATCGTCGGCTACTTGTTTGCCGGCATGATTCTGGGCGGGCCCGGCAGCGTCCACGCGGTCGGATCGGAACATGAGATCGAAGCGATTGCGGAGTTGGGCGTCGCGCTGCTGCTGTTCAGCCTGGGGCTGGAGTTTTCGGTCCAGCGGTTGAAAAAGCTGGGCGCCAAGCCGCTGCTCGGTGGTGCGTCACAAGTCGTCTTTACGATCGCCCTGGCGTTTGCCGGCGCCAGTCTGTTCGGGTTGGGCGTCAAGGAATCCGTCGCGTTCGGCGCGATGGTCGCGCTCAGCAGTACGGCGGTGGTGTTGCGAATTTTGGCCGAACGCGGCGAAGTGGAGATGCCCCATGGTCGCAACAGCTTGGGTGTCCTGCTGACTCAAGACATCGCGGTCGTGCCGCTGGCGTTGCTGATGACGATTCTGGGCGGCGAAGGCAGCGCCGGCGAGATGCTATGGAATGTCGGCCGATTGCTGTTGATGGCGGGCGGACTGATCCTCGGCTTGCTGTTGTTGACCAAAATCGCGGTGTTGACGTTGGGCACATTGACGTTGCATCGCAACCGCGAGTTGACGGTGATCTTTGCCGTCGTCACGGGCTTGGGCGCGGCGTGGGCGTCGCACGCGGTCGGGATCTCGCCGGCAATGGGCGCATTCTTGGCGGGAATGCTGTTGGGCAGCTCGGCATTCGCGACCCAGATCCGTGCCGACATCTCGCCCTTGCAAGTCGTCTTGCTGACCTTGTTCTTTGGCGCCGCGGGGATGGTGGCCGACCCGATCTGGATCGTCAAACACGGTCACATCGTGGGGATGGTCGTCGCCGCATTGATCGTCGGAAAGTTGTTGGTGATCTGGGTGATCTTCGCCATGCTGGGACAAACCACTCGGGTTTCGGTTGCGACGGGGTTGTGCCTGGCCCAGGTCGGCGAGTTCGCCTTTGTGCTCGGCAGCATCGGTCGAACCAGCGGCGTGGTCAGCGAGGACACCTACGCGTTGGTCGTCTCGGCGGCCATCGTGTCGTTTTTCCTGAGCGCGTTCCTCGTGCCAGCGGCTCCGCGGCTGGGCAACTGGGTGGCAAGCCTGTCGGGAACACAGACGGAAGCGACGGACGACAGCGACCCGCTTTCGCCGCCACCGGATGTCGCCATCATCGGCTTCGGACCGGCAGGCCAGATCGCCGCCCGTCCGCTGATCGACAAAGGGCTACGCGTGACGATCATCGAACTCAATCAAGTCGGCGTCCGCAAAGCAAAACAGCTGGGTTTTCACGCCGAGATCGGGGACGCCACCCAGAGCGACGTGCTGGAGCACGCGCGGCTGAATGAATGCAAGGCGATCGTGATCACCGTACCACACCACCAGTCGGCGATGACCATATTAAAGCATGTTCGTCGCAACGCCCCCTACGTTCACACGATCGTCCGCTCCCGCTATGAACTCCACACCGACGATTTTGTTTCCGCCGGAGCCCATGTGGTAACCGGCGACGAACAACAAGTCGGTGAAAGCCTGGCGGGCCATCTTGATGAATGGCTGACGACTCGGGAATCGAGCTATGATCCGGCGAGCAGTGGCACACGGTCTGCCTGA